A stretch of Paenibacillus peoriae DNA encodes these proteins:
- a CDS encoding PhzF family isomerase, with protein sequence MKKYRIYQVDSFTKNRFHGNPAGVVPNANGLTDEQMQRIARELNNSETAFIFETDSSNYDVEVRFFTPTTEVPICGHATVAAHYIYAIERKVETGRIIQKTKAGILPVDVIKYEDDYSIVMTQGEPSVSEPLNDEIRSQIANALGISCKDICMEYPVAISSTGHSKVMVPIYSNEILHSLKPDLQKLTEISKHIGCNGYYVFTLNPQEDILVHGRMFAPAIGIAEDPVTGNANGPLGAYLVHYNILQNENEQSFDFDILQGEAIKREGTMHVHVKKEQGKPVLVQITGKAVIAFSTEIIL encoded by the coding sequence ATGAAAAAATATAGAATATATCAAGTAGACTCATTTACAAAAAATAGATTTCATGGCAACCCTGCTGGGGTTGTTCCAAATGCAAATGGACTTACAGATGAGCAGATGCAGAGAATTGCAAGAGAATTAAATAATTCGGAAACTGCATTTATTTTTGAAACAGATTCTTCAAATTATGATGTTGAAGTAAGATTTTTTACTCCAACAACAGAGGTTCCAATTTGTGGTCATGCAACAGTAGCAGCGCATTATATTTATGCAATTGAGAGAAAAGTTGAAACTGGAAGAATTATTCAAAAAACAAAAGCAGGTATATTGCCTGTTGATGTTATAAAGTATGAAGATGACTATTCTATTGTAATGACACAGGGAGAACCTTCTGTATCAGAGCCTTTAAATGATGAAATAAGAAGTCAGATTGCAAATGCGTTAGGTATTTCTTGTAAAGATATTTGCATGGAATATCCAGTTGCAATATCTTCAACAGGTCATTCTAAGGTAATGGTTCCGATTTACTCCAATGAAATACTACATAGTTTAAAACCTGATTTGCAGAAGCTTACAGAAATCAGCAAGCATATTGGATGTAATGGATATTATGTTTTTACATTAAATCCACAAGAGGATATATTGGTTCACGGAAGAATGTTTGCTCCTGCAATTGGAATAGCTGAAGACCCGGTGACAGGAAATGCAAACGGACCGCTTGGAGCCTATTTGGTACACTATAACATTTTGCAAAATGAGAATGAGCAGTCTTTTGATTTTGATATTTTACAAGGTGAGGCAATCAAAAGAGAGGGAACAATGCATGTTCATGTGAAAAAGGAACAGGGAAAACCCGTATTAGTTCAAATTACGGGGAAAGCGGTTATTGCTTTTTCAACGGAGATCATACTTTAA
- a CDS encoding DUF4870 domain-containing protein, translating to MRGLLSSLCYFSIFFAPFLVPVIVWIAVRDEYVQGHAKKAILSHIFPIIAAIPLVYFIITANHAGSVIGFVLLFVVVYLGVFVYNIYKGIMTLREAA from the coding sequence GTGAGAGGTCTTTTGTCGTCACTTTGTTATTTCAGCATTTTCTTCGCACCTTTTCTAGTGCCTGTCATTGTGTGGATTGCAGTACGGGACGAATATGTTCAGGGACATGCAAAAAAGGCTATTTTATCGCATATTTTCCCCATTATTGCGGCAATTCCGCTAGTGTATTTTATTATAACGGCGAATCATGCAGGTTCAGTGATCGGGTTTGTACTGCTATTCGTAGTGGTCTATCTCGGAGTTTTTGTGTATAACATCTACAAAGGAATTATGACGCTGCGTGAAGCGGCTTAG
- the asnB gene encoding asparagine synthase (glutamine-hydrolyzing), which produces MCGITGFIQWNGDLMHQSELLLNMTQTLSDRGPDAAGTWISNPCAFGHRRLSVMDPENGAQPMIRQLEDITYTIVYNGEIYNAPELKKELQQRGHFFRTQCDTEVLLESYIEWGPECVDRLNGIFAFAVWDSEREQVFLARDRLGVKPLFYSQTEEVFVFGSEPKALLQHPAVEAAVDAEGLAEIFIIGPARTPGHGVYSSMKELRPGHTLTYSRDGVRIQAYWTLESIAHEDNTEETALKVRELLLDTVERQLISDVPVCTLLSGGLDSSALSALAVDYYKRTGQGQVHTYSVDYVDNDKHFKAHAFQPGADAPWIQRMVDELGTNHHWIEFDTPEVVAALNNSTLTRDLPGMADVDSSLYLFCREIKKGATVAISGEAADEVFGGYPWFHREDMLNSGTFPWAVAPDMRASLLSPEVRDWIKPLEYLNDRYSEAVGEVPKLPGETGKAAQMRVMSYLNITRFMPTLLDRKDRMSMGAGLEVRVPYCDHRLVQYVWNIPWSIKMTGGREKGILRKALEGVLPDDVLYRKKSPYPKTHNPSYLEAVKKQALQLLDDSSSPLLKLIDAQKVRDIAASPEASTNLPWFGQLMSGPQLFAYLAQVDNWLRTYKVAIR; this is translated from the coding sequence ATGTGCGGAATTACAGGTTTCATACAGTGGAACGGAGACTTAATGCATCAATCTGAGCTACTGCTGAATATGACACAAACGCTCTCCGACCGCGGACCAGATGCTGCGGGTACCTGGATATCCAATCCGTGTGCCTTCGGACACCGAAGACTGAGCGTTATGGACCCGGAAAATGGCGCTCAACCCATGATCCGGCAGCTGGAGGATATCACTTATACGATTGTATATAACGGGGAAATATATAACGCGCCTGAGTTGAAAAAAGAGCTGCAACAGCGCGGGCATTTTTTCCGTACACAATGCGACACGGAGGTGCTGCTCGAATCCTATATCGAATGGGGCCCCGAATGTGTGGATCGGTTAAACGGCATTTTTGCGTTTGCGGTCTGGGATAGCGAGCGGGAGCAGGTATTTCTGGCACGAGATCGGCTGGGAGTGAAGCCGTTATTTTATAGCCAGACCGAAGAAGTATTCGTATTTGGCTCAGAACCCAAAGCACTGCTTCAGCATCCAGCGGTAGAAGCAGCAGTGGACGCCGAGGGATTGGCGGAAATTTTTATCATCGGGCCTGCACGTACCCCCGGACACGGCGTCTATTCGTCTATGAAGGAGCTACGCCCCGGGCACACGCTAACTTACAGCCGCGACGGCGTGCGCATTCAAGCCTACTGGACACTGGAAAGCATTGCGCATGAGGATAACACCGAGGAAACGGCACTTAAGGTACGAGAACTGTTGCTGGATACGGTGGAGCGGCAGCTCATTTCGGATGTTCCGGTGTGCACCTTATTGTCTGGCGGGCTGGATTCAAGCGCTCTATCCGCATTAGCTGTCGATTATTACAAACGCACCGGGCAGGGACAAGTTCATACGTATTCGGTCGATTATGTGGATAACGACAAGCATTTTAAAGCCCATGCGTTTCAACCCGGAGCCGATGCCCCCTGGATTCAGCGGATGGTGGATGAATTAGGGACAAATCATCACTGGATTGAATTCGATACGCCAGAAGTCGTAGCAGCTCTGAACAACTCCACGCTAACGCGGGATTTACCCGGAATGGCGGACGTGGATTCGTCGCTGTATCTCTTTTGCCGGGAGATTAAAAAAGGGGCTACGGTCGCTATTTCTGGCGAGGCTGCGGATGAAGTTTTTGGCGGATATCCATGGTTCCACCGGGAGGATATGCTGAATTCGGGTACATTCCCGTGGGCAGTTGCACCCGACATGAGAGCCAGTCTGCTGTCTCCCGAGGTACGGGACTGGATCAAGCCGCTGGAGTATTTGAACGACCGCTACTCCGAAGCGGTAGGAGAAGTGCCGAAGCTACCGGGGGAAACAGGAAAAGCTGCGCAAATGCGCGTCATGTCCTATTTGAACATCACCCGCTTTATGCCTACTCTACTGGACCGCAAGGATCGAATGAGTATGGGAGCCGGACTCGAAGTGCGGGTTCCGTATTGCGATCATCGATTGGTGCAATATGTATGGAACATTCCGTGGAGCATCAAGATGACAGGCGGACGTGAAAAAGGTATTTTGCGCAAGGCGCTGGAGGGTGTACTGCCGGATGATGTGCTGTATCGCAAAAAAAGCCCATATCCTAAAACGCATAATCCTTCCTACCTTGAGGCTGTGAAAAAGCAGGCGCTGCAGCTGCTGGATGACTCCTCTTCCCCACTGCTCAAGCTGATTGATGCGCAAAAGGTACGCGATATTGCCGCCTCACCGGAGGCATCCACCAATCTGCCTTGGTTTGGTCAACTGATGTCGGGTCCGCAGTTGTTTGCCTATTTGGCCCAAGTGGATAACTGGTTGCGCACTTACAAGGTTGCGATTCGATAA
- a CDS encoding XTP/dITP diphosphatase has translation MQLDGPVIIVTTKNKGKVREFAHALAPFGKEVRSMYDYPDIPDVVEDGKTFAENALKKAKAVGDVLGLPVLADDSGLCVDLLDGAPGVYSARYAGEGASDHENNIKLLDVLESKQLGDDTGQPLLSPAQFVCTLILYNPQTGETLESTGSVEGWITTETAGSGGFGYDPLFYLPEFEKTMAELTLEQKQAISHRGIALRNLATKLGNPQA, from the coding sequence ATGCAGCTGGATGGCCCGGTCATCATTGTCACTACGAAAAATAAAGGAAAAGTGCGAGAATTTGCGCATGCTCTTGCGCCGTTTGGCAAGGAAGTCAGAAGCATGTACGATTATCCCGACATTCCTGATGTCGTTGAAGATGGCAAAACCTTTGCCGAAAATGCACTGAAAAAAGCTAAAGCGGTTGGAGATGTGCTCGGATTGCCCGTGCTGGCCGATGATTCAGGCCTCTGCGTGGACTTGCTGGACGGTGCACCGGGGGTATACTCTGCCCGTTATGCTGGAGAAGGTGCCAGCGATCACGAAAACAATATTAAGCTGCTCGACGTTCTGGAATCGAAGCAGCTGGGTGATGATACGGGACAGCCTTTGCTAAGCCCGGCTCAATTCGTCTGTACCTTGATTCTGTATAATCCGCAGACTGGCGAGACGCTGGAATCGACAGGTTCCGTGGAAGGCTGGATTACTACTGAAACCGCTGGCAGCGGTGGGTTTGGGTATGATCCGCTGTTTTATTTGCCAGAGTTTGAGAAGACAATGGCCGAGCTGACGTTGGAACAAAAGCAGGCTATCAGTCACCGAGGGATAGCTCTGCGTAATTTGGCAACAAAGCTGGGTAATCCACAGGCATAG
- the rph gene encoding ribonuclease PH produces MSRSNGRNGDELRPMKLTAGVNKYAEGSVFIEVGETKVICTATVEERVPPFMKGQGKGWVTAEYSMLPRATHSRNQREAARGKLTGRTMEIQRLIGRALRSVVNLQALGERTITLDCDVIQADGGTRTTSITGSFVALAIAVNKIATQHKLPVFPITDFLASVSVGVVGEKALLDLNYEEDSKAKVDMNLVMTGSGKYVELQGTGEESPFDRNELDQLLSLGEQGILQMIERQKEVLGPIADKIGAGRTGAGA; encoded by the coding sequence ATGAGTAGATCTAACGGACGAAACGGTGATGAGCTGCGCCCGATGAAATTGACAGCAGGAGTAAATAAATACGCGGAGGGCTCTGTTTTTATAGAGGTTGGCGAGACGAAAGTCATTTGCACGGCTACTGTAGAAGAACGCGTCCCCCCCTTTATGAAGGGACAAGGAAAAGGCTGGGTAACCGCAGAGTATTCCATGCTTCCGCGTGCGACTCATAGCCGTAATCAGCGTGAAGCTGCGCGTGGCAAGCTGACAGGCCGTACCATGGAAATTCAGCGTCTGATTGGAAGAGCATTGCGTTCGGTGGTCAATTTGCAGGCGCTTGGTGAACGGACGATTACGTTGGATTGTGATGTCATTCAGGCGGACGGCGGAACACGTACAACCTCAATTACCGGTTCTTTCGTAGCGTTGGCGATTGCGGTCAATAAAATTGCTACCCAGCACAAGCTGCCTGTTTTTCCAATTACCGATTTTCTGGCTTCCGTCAGCGTAGGGGTTGTAGGTGAAAAAGCGTTGCTGGATCTGAACTATGAAGAGGATTCCAAGGCCAAAGTGGACATGAATCTTGTCATGACTGGCAGTGGAAAATATGTCGAGCTGCAAGGTACAGGTGAAGAAAGCCCATTTGACCGTAACGAATTGGATCAACTGCTTAGCTTGGGCGAACAAGGGATTCTGCAAATGATTGAGCGCCAAAAAGAAGTACTTGGACCGATTGCTGATAAGATCGGTGCTGGACGTACAGGAGCTGGCGCCTAA
- a CDS encoding GerMN domain-containing protein — MNIKHPWRMTSVAGLLSLPLLLSGCSLFGNESASIDPPPSTTEQSMIKAVTGKAPASTGQLRAVFLQDHNGLLAPVSLPIATGDVQADAKSALETLVEGGPYAGLLPEGFKGVIPQGTEVKSVTVDKNNKLAVVEFNKSFANYKPQEERKLMESLTWTLTDRPDIKSVQIWVEGKKLNEMPVGGTPLDHPLTRAVGINLEIGHGVTPLDSSPVTVYFSSSSPAGVQYYVPVTRLVSPEKDRVQSALHQLIQGPQTKDGLQEVMTGETALKSVERSKDNVITVSLSDDMFAKGEAVPAEFLESVVLTAADNSDDAVKTKIRIELNGEKSVIGQNNQNYGEPVAKPQHINEIPL; from the coding sequence ATGAATATAAAACACCCATGGCGTATGACCTCTGTAGCTGGACTGCTATCCCTACCCCTGTTGTTGTCAGGCTGCAGCCTTTTCGGCAACGAATCGGCATCCATTGACCCCCCGCCGTCCACGACAGAGCAGTCCATGATTAAGGCTGTAACCGGAAAAGCACCCGCCAGTACAGGGCAACTGAGGGCTGTTTTTTTGCAAGATCATAACGGTTTGCTGGCTCCAGTATCTTTACCGATTGCTACAGGTGATGTGCAGGCAGATGCCAAATCAGCACTGGAAACATTGGTTGAGGGCGGGCCATATGCCGGATTATTACCCGAGGGATTTAAAGGTGTAATCCCCCAGGGTACGGAAGTTAAAAGTGTGACGGTGGACAAGAACAACAAACTGGCTGTTGTCGAATTCAACAAGTCTTTCGCCAACTATAAGCCACAGGAAGAACGAAAATTAATGGAGAGCTTGACCTGGACCCTGACCGACCGTCCGGATATTAAGAGCGTACAGATCTGGGTGGAGGGCAAAAAGCTGAACGAAATGCCTGTTGGTGGTACACCGCTGGATCATCCGTTGACGCGTGCAGTAGGTATTAATTTGGAGATTGGTCATGGCGTGACACCTCTGGATTCCAGTCCAGTCACCGTGTATTTTTCTTCATCTTCTCCTGCTGGAGTTCAATATTATGTACCTGTAACACGGTTGGTCAGCCCCGAAAAAGATCGTGTCCAGTCAGCGCTGCATCAATTGATTCAAGGGCCACAGACCAAAGATGGGTTACAAGAAGTGATGACAGGGGAGACGGCACTGAAATCAGTAGAACGCTCCAAAGACAACGTAATTACGGTATCTCTCTCGGATGATATGTTTGCTAAGGGAGAAGCCGTGCCTGCTGAATTTTTGGAATCGGTTGTACTGACAGCGGCAGACAATTCAGATGATGCGGTCAAAACAAAAATTCGGATTGAACTGAATGGTGAAAAAAGCGTGATTGGACAAAATAATCAAAATTATGGAGAGCCTGTAGCCAAGCCGCAGCATATTAACGAAATCCCTCTTTAA
- a CDS encoding phosphatidylglycerophosphatase A family protein: protein MDKKKVPYSLNSKKVADATREWLHKRGVNMTEIAELVMLLQKKYYPTLTMEECMENVDKVLMKREVQNAVLTGIQLDILAEQGALLPPLQDMIENDEGLYGVDEILAFSIVNVYGSIGFTNYGYVDKLKPGVLERLNDKSLGPIHTFLDDIVGAIAASASSRIAHRKQAEREQELGEESAPNTTR from the coding sequence ATGGACAAGAAAAAAGTACCTTACAGCCTGAACAGTAAAAAGGTAGCTGATGCCACCCGCGAGTGGCTGCACAAGCGTGGCGTAAACATGACTGAAATCGCAGAACTGGTCATGCTTTTACAGAAAAAATATTACCCGACCCTAACGATGGAAGAATGTATGGAGAATGTGGACAAGGTACTGATGAAGCGCGAGGTTCAAAATGCCGTGCTCACGGGCATCCAGCTGGATATCCTTGCAGAACAGGGCGCTCTTCTTCCCCCATTGCAGGACATGATTGAAAATGATGAGGGATTGTACGGGGTGGATGAAATTCTGGCCTTTTCCATTGTAAATGTGTACGGCAGCATTGGATTCACCAATTACGGTTATGTCGATAAACTCAAACCAGGTGTGCTGGAACGCCTGAATGATAAAAGCCTCGGGCCGATCCATACGTTCCTGGACGACATTGTAGGCGCTATCGCAGCTTCGGCTAGCAGCCGTATCGCCCATCGCAAACAGGCAGAGCGTGAGCAGGAGCTTGGGGAAGAAAGCGCACCGAATACAACACGTTAA
- a CDS encoding GNAT family N-acetyltransferase, translated as MANITEGYAFRTMQTNDYDQAIELWNGLDGLGLSEADSPERIARFLQRNEGLSFVCEYNGNIIGTILAGHDSRRGFLYHLGVAVAHRGQGIAPRLVDKALSALLREGIDKCHLFVMEHNAGGQRFWSANGWEKRDGILLYSRGLG; from the coding sequence ATGGCAAACATTACTGAAGGGTATGCATTCCGTACGATGCAGACTAATGATTATGATCAGGCCATTGAGCTGTGGAATGGCTTAGACGGATTGGGATTAAGCGAGGCCGACTCACCGGAGCGAATTGCACGCTTTTTACAGCGAAATGAAGGACTTAGCTTTGTCTGTGAGTACAACGGAAACATCATAGGCACGATTTTAGCGGGCCACGATAGTCGCAGGGGGTTTCTGTATCATCTGGGTGTAGCTGTAGCACATCGTGGTCAAGGGATTGCGCCCAGATTGGTGGATAAAGCGTTATCTGCTTTGCTGAGAGAAGGCATTGATAAATGTCATCTGTTTGTGATGGAGCATAACGCAGGGGGTCAACGCTTCTGGTCAGCTAACGGCTGGGAGAAACGGGATGGAATTTTACTATATTCTCGAGGGCTGGGATAG
- a CDS encoding SDR family NAD(P)-dependent oxidoreductase: MFMYANKTALITGASSGIGEAFAYSLAAKKCDLILVARNETKLEALAKELIAKYNVKATVIALDLSTPGASQTLHQEVQKQQLKVDLLINNAGFATYGYFEQVSGERQHEEVMLNVAALVDITHAFMPDLLRKRDGGLINVSSTAAFQPDPYMAVYGATKAFVLSFTEALWAENRKRGLKVLALCPGSTETPFFDIVGASEASIGIRETPQTVVKNALRAFEKGRSHIISGRQNYWVAQVSRLFSRQSTLGIVERALRPQNGL; encoded by the coding sequence ATGTTTATGTACGCAAACAAAACAGCTCTGATCACAGGGGCATCATCCGGTATTGGCGAGGCATTTGCCTATTCGCTCGCAGCTAAGAAATGTGACCTCATTTTGGTAGCTCGGAATGAAACCAAATTAGAAGCGCTGGCCAAGGAGCTCATAGCTAAATATAACGTAAAAGCAACAGTGATTGCGCTGGATCTTTCCACACCCGGAGCATCCCAGACATTGCATCAGGAGGTTCAAAAACAACAGCTAAAGGTAGATCTCCTGATTAACAACGCGGGTTTTGCCACCTATGGATACTTTGAGCAGGTTTCAGGAGAACGACAGCATGAGGAAGTGATGCTCAATGTGGCTGCTTTAGTCGACATCACACATGCATTTATGCCTGATTTATTGCGTAAGCGGGATGGGGGACTCATCAATGTTTCTTCCACAGCCGCATTTCAGCCCGATCCATATATGGCCGTATATGGAGCAACCAAAGCATTTGTGCTTTCTTTTACTGAAGCGCTATGGGCCGAAAACCGGAAACGGGGGCTTAAGGTTCTGGCCCTTTGTCCAGGCTCAACAGAAACGCCGTTTTTTGATATTGTTGGCGCAAGTGAAGCGTCAATTGGAATTAGGGAAACTCCCCAAACCGTTGTGAAGAACGCGTTGAGAGCATTTGAAAAGGGGCGTAGTCACATCATTTCCGGTCGCCAAAACTATTGGGTAGCTCAGGTTTCCCGGCTCTTCTCTCGTCAATCCACGCTGGGAATTGTAGAACGTGCACTGCGTCCACAAAATGGATTGTAA
- a CDS encoding TetR/AcrR family transcriptional regulator translates to MSEPSPPYKTYSEVKQQQQQLLRKNVIDAACILLVEEGPEAVTVRRVAQKLSCSTKIIYNIFGSKDGLANEMYLDGCRLLAETFQQVPVTESVLADLEALCWAYWEFAQLHSAYYKMMFGGALSDFKPDEQSLEGTTTALSRILQTVIHAMEQGALKEHDPLLVVRMFWSALHGVIHLQFAGHFSDVDMAQGVYAFTLKNTLVAFKTSSSPS, encoded by the coding sequence ATGTCCGAGCCATCGCCTCCCTATAAAACCTATTCGGAAGTGAAGCAACAGCAGCAGCAATTGCTACGTAAAAATGTCATCGATGCCGCATGCATCCTTCTTGTGGAAGAAGGGCCTGAGGCTGTGACCGTACGGCGAGTTGCGCAGAAATTAAGCTGTTCCACCAAGATCATTTACAATATTTTTGGCAGTAAGGATGGTCTTGCCAATGAGATGTACCTGGATGGATGTCGGCTATTGGCTGAAACCTTCCAGCAAGTACCTGTTACCGAAAGCGTACTCGCTGATCTGGAAGCTCTATGCTGGGCGTACTGGGAATTTGCACAGCTCCATTCAGCCTATTATAAAATGATGTTTGGCGGGGCATTGTCTGATTTCAAGCCGGATGAACAGAGCTTGGAGGGGACCACAACGGCACTGTCACGAATTCTGCAAACCGTCATACACGCTATGGAGCAGGGAGCATTGAAAGAGCATGATCCGTTGCTGGTTGTCCGGATGTTTTGGTCTGCTTTACATGGGGTCATACATCTTCAGTTTGCAGGTCATTTTTCAGATGTAGATATGGCTCAAGGGGTGTATGCATTTACACTGAAGAATACGCTCGTAGCATTTAAAACATCCTCATCCCCATCGTAA
- a CDS encoding NAD(P)-dependent oxidoreductase, with translation MNLLLLGATGRVGRYILDYALADGHTVTVLVRSPDKLEDYIPGYGNQLQIVQGDATNGEDVAQALKGGATTVISALNTDGTTTLSVNIALLIRLMQEQSISRLITVGTAGILQSRTEPDLYRYESYDTRRRSTRAAQEHRRVYELLRESALDWTIVCPTYLPDGARTGIYRVEKDFLPEGGSQITTADTADFTYWQCKSYEFIRTRVGIAY, from the coding sequence ATGAATTTGCTGCTGCTGGGAGCTACCGGACGCGTAGGACGGTATATATTAGATTATGCGTTAGCGGACGGTCATACCGTTACGGTCCTTGTTCGTTCACCGGACAAGTTGGAGGATTACATACCTGGATATGGGAATCAGCTGCAAATCGTACAAGGCGATGCCACTAATGGAGAGGACGTAGCACAGGCGCTGAAGGGTGGGGCGACGACTGTGATCAGTGCGCTGAATACGGATGGAACGACTACCTTATCCGTTAATATAGCCCTGCTGATCCGGCTCATGCAGGAACAGTCCATTTCTCGGCTCATTACGGTAGGAACGGCAGGAATTTTGCAAAGCCGGACCGAACCGGACCTGTATCGTTACGAGTCCTACGATACCCGACGACGCAGCACTCGTGCGGCCCAGGAACATCGGCGAGTGTACGAATTGCTGCGTGAATCGGCACTAGACTGGACAATCGTATGTCCAACCTATCTACCGGACGGAGCGCGGACAGGTATTTATCGCGTGGAAAAAGATTTTTTGCCTGAAGGTGGCTCACAAATTACCACCGCGGATACGGCTGATTTTACTTATTGGCAATGCAAGAGTTACGAATTTATCCGTACACGGGTAGGTATTGCCTACTGA
- a CDS encoding MBL fold metallo-hydrolase, producing the protein MKMPELTPCERIDGGFQVKISMSFPLRWVNSYVLKGEHGFTIVDPGPRNMDTEAEWAHVFHQLGMSFGDISDIVVTHHHPDHYGLAGWMQQQSQARVHMSARSHKEAMMMWDAPESTVAMENRLPSFFVQHGFPLEQVPALELHMRQAYLQVNPQPEITVIPTGIDARLEWGGRSWLPVETGGHAPGHMSLYDPNSGVILCGDAVLPQISPNISLLPGSDAQPLKSYVDGLQRLGKLEVAWAYPGHRNPFGYFRERTQALLAHHEERLEKFQQLIQPEGSTAYELCIAMFGGKLGIHQLRFAMSETLAHLVELVRRERASMSETNPITRFYPFCRQ; encoded by the coding sequence ATGAAAATGCCAGAGCTTACACCGTGTGAGCGAATAGACGGAGGCTTTCAGGTCAAAATATCCATGTCCTTTCCGCTGCGCTGGGTGAATAGCTATGTGCTCAAGGGAGAGCACGGTTTTACAATTGTAGACCCGGGGCCGCGCAATATGGACACCGAGGCAGAATGGGCGCATGTCTTCCACCAGCTGGGAATGTCCTTTGGGGATATTTCGGACATTGTGGTCACTCATCATCACCCCGATCATTACGGATTGGCGGGCTGGATGCAGCAGCAAAGTCAGGCTCGTGTACATATGTCAGCCCGAAGCCATAAGGAAGCGATGATGATGTGGGACGCTCCAGAATCGACGGTCGCTATGGAGAACAGGCTTCCCAGCTTTTTTGTCCAGCATGGTTTTCCTTTGGAGCAAGTGCCGGCCTTGGAATTACATATGCGGCAGGCTTATTTGCAAGTGAATCCACAGCCTGAGATTACCGTTATTCCTACCGGCATAGACGCTCGTCTGGAATGGGGTGGACGCAGTTGGCTGCCCGTCGAGACGGGAGGGCATGCGCCCGGACATATGTCCTTATATGACCCGAATAGCGGTGTTATCCTCTGCGGTGACGCAGTTTTGCCGCAGATTTCTCCTAATATCAGTCTGCTGCCGGGCAGTGATGCCCAGCCGTTGAAGTCTTATGTAGACGGCTTGCAGCGTCTAGGTAAGCTGGAGGTAGCGTGGGCATATCCGGGGCACCGCAATCCGTTTGGTTATTTTCGGGAGCGGACGCAAGCGTTGCTGGCACATCATGAAGAACGACTGGAGAAATTTCAGCAGCTGATCCAACCGGAGGGAAGCACAGCCTATGAGCTGTGCATTGCCATGTTCGGTGGCAAGCTGGGTATTCACCAGCTAAGGTTTGCCATGTCCGAGACGCTGGCTCATCTGGTGGAGCTGGTGCGCCGTGAACGGGCCTCTATGAGCGAGACGAACCCAATCACGCGCTTCTATCCCTTTTGCCGTCAATAG
- a CDS encoding class I SAM-dependent methyltransferase → MAEWYEQSFGEDYLLVYKHRDFQGAYQEVQKMISWLKLPQGSSVLDLCCGMGRHSLALADAGYQVTGVDLSNVLLREARAADSEGRVSWHQGDMREVPLDESYDAVMNLFTSFGYFEQDEEQLKVLKEIYRLLKPGGRFIIDYLNPAYVAAHLVPHSSREDEGNWIEEHRVIEDGFVKKQIAIRSAASVTGTEAASALGTTPTEGEPARVYHERVKLYPYEKFRGLLEQAGLSVEQVHGSYNEDQYIEDASPRMIFVGVRA, encoded by the coding sequence ATGGCAGAATGGTACGAGCAAAGCTTTGGGGAAGATTATTTATTGGTATACAAGCATCGCGACTTTCAGGGAGCCTATCAGGAAGTGCAAAAAATGATCTCCTGGCTTAAATTACCGCAAGGCTCCAGCGTATTGGATTTATGTTGTGGGATGGGACGTCATTCGCTTGCGCTCGCAGATGCAGGTTATCAGGTGACAGGTGTGGACCTTTCCAATGTGCTGCTGAGAGAAGCTCGTGCAGCTGATTCCGAAGGACGGGTAAGTTGGCATCAAGGGGATATGAGAGAGGTGCCGCTGGATGAAAGCTATGACGCGGTGATGAATTTGTTCACCTCCTTTGGTTATTTTGAACAGGATGAGGAGCAGCTTAAAGTGCTAAAGGAAATATATCGGCTGTTGAAGCCGGGAGGACGCTTTATCATAGATTATTTGAACCCTGCTTACGTAGCCGCTCATTTGGTACCGCATTCGTCGCGGGAGGATGAAGGGAATTGGATTGAGGAGCATCGGGTCATTGAAGATGGATTTGTGAAAAAGCAAATTGCGATTCGGTCAGCTGCATCCGTTACGGGCACTGAGGCAGCCTCTGCTCTGGGCACGACTCCTACTGAGGGAGAACCTGCGCGCGTGTATCATGAACGAGTGAAGCTATATCCATATGAGAAGTTTCGTGGATTGCTAGAGCAAGCCGGACTATCTGTAGAGCAGGTACACGGAAGCTATAATGAAGATCAATATATTGAAGATGCTTCGCCTCGAATGATTTTTGTCGGCGTGCGGGCTTGA